TAGACTTGAGGAAGACCTATGGCTTCCTTCGCGCAAATCTCCGCAAACGACGATCTTCCCGCATCACTGCAAGCGGAGACGGCAATCCTGGGCGCGATGATGCTCGATTCGGTCGCGATCTCGGACGCTACCGAGAAGCTCCGCGCCGATGACTTCTCGCTGGACTCGCACCGGCGCGTCTTCAACGCGATTCTCGAACTTACTCAGACCGGCCACGGCGTGGATTACATCACTGTGCGGGAGGTGCTTTCCCGTCGCAAGGAACTCGATTCCATCGGCGGCCCGGCGTATCTTGCGTTCCTGAGCGAGGGGATTCCGCGCAACTTCAACATCGAGAGCTACGTCCGCATCGTCAAGGACAAGAGCCTGCTGCGGCAGTTGATGACCATCTTCCACGACGGCGCAACGCGGGCTTCGGACCAGGGCGAGGAGGCGATCAACGTCCTCGGCGATGTGGAGGCCAAACTCGCCGAAGTCGCCGACAGCGCCATCCAGCGCGGCTTTTCAGGCATCGCGGAGATTGTCGCTTCGAGCTTTGGTTCGATCGACAAGCTCTACGAGCAGGGCCGCGAGATCACCGGCCTGAAGACGCACTACATGGAGTTCGACCGCATGACCAGCGGGCTGCAGGACTCCGAACTCATCATCATCGCGGCCCGTCCTTCGATGGGAAAGACGGCATGGGCGATCAACATCGCGCAGAACGCGTCCGTACACGACGGCAAGGTGGTGGCGGTCTTCTCGCTCGAAATGTCGAAGGAGAGCCTGCTGCGGCGTATGCTTGCGAGCGAGGCGCTGGTGAACTCGCGCAAGATTCAGACCGGCTTCTTGCCGAAGGAAGACAAGGGCAAGCTTTTGGCGGCACTGGAACGGCTGATGGAGTCGAAGATGTTCATCGACGATACGCCCGGCATCAGCCTCGCCGAGATGCGCGCCAAGTGCCGCCGCCTGAAGCAGCAGGAGGGTCGGCTCGATCTGATCGTCATCGACTACCTGCAACTGATGACCGGCTCGGTCGGCGCGAACCAGAAGAAGTTCGAGAACCGGACGCAGGAGGTCTCAGCGGTCTCGCGTGGTCTGAAGGCTCTGGCCAAGGAGATGAAGGTTCCGGTGGTCGCGCTGTCGCAGCTCTCGCGTGGATCGGAACAGCGTACCGGCGACAAGAAGCCGCTGCTCAGCGACCTTCGCGAGTCGGGATCGATCGAGCAGGATGCCGACGTGGTGGCGTTCATCCACCGCGAAGAGTACTACGACCGCGAGAATGAAGACCTGAAGGGCAAGGCGGAGATCATCATCGCCAAGCAGCGTAACGGCCCGACCGGAAGCGTTCAGATGGCGTATCTGGCGGACTACACACGGTTCGAAAACCTCGCCGAAGGTGGCGGTGGTGGCGGAGACTACTGATCACTCGCGCTAGTCTGGTTCGATGACGTACGCAAACGACACGATCGCCGCCGTCTCCACCCCGCCTGGGCGCGGCGGTATCGGGATCGTTCGGCTCGCCGGGCCGGAAGCGAAGACGATTGTGGAAGGAATGGTGCGTCTGCGGCGACCGCTGGCTCCGGGAGGCGCACGGTTCGCCGAAGTCCTCGAAGCAGGCACCGAAGCTGTCCTCGATCAGGCAGTCATAACCTGGTTCGCCGCGCCCAACTCCTACACCTCGGAAGACGTGGTGGAGATCGCGGCGCACGGCTCGCCGGTTCTGCTGGATGCTGTGCTTCGCCAGTGTCTCGAAGCCGGCGCTCGTCTCGCCGAGCCCGGTGAGTTTACCGAGCGTGCCTTCCTCTCCGGTCGCCTCGACCTGACCCAGGCCGAAGCCGTGCAGGGACTAATTGAGGCGACCACCTTGCAGCAGGCCAGGACGGCCGCTCAACAGATGGGCGGCGGACTTTCGCGACAGATTGCGCCGGTGAAGCGCTCGCTTATCGAGCTGATCGCCGCGCTCGAAGCAGGAATCGACTTCGCCGAGGACGATCTCGATCTGATGCCGGATGACGAGATCTGCCGCCGGATCAACGCGGTTGCGTCACCGCTGGCCTTGTTGGCCGAGAGCTTCGCTTACGGCCGCTTGCTGCGGGAAGGTTTCCGGCTGGCCATTGTTGGCAGGCCCAATGCGGGGAAATCTTCGCTCTTCAATCGGCTGATCGGGCGGGAACGCTCCATCGTGACGGCGCAGGCGGGCACCACGCGCGACACCGTCGCGGAGCGGCTCGAACTCAGCGGAATTCCCGTTGAAATGGTGGATACGGCGGGACTGCGCGATGTGGCCGCCTCCGGCGCGGCGCTCGACGAGGCTGAGTCGCTTGGCGTGACGCGTTCGCGCGAGGCGATGGCCGAAGCCGACGTGCTTCTGCTGATTGTGGCTGCGGACGAGATCAGCGGCGGTACGCTACACCCGGAGGACCGCGAGGTGATCGCCGGAGCAGCGGGGCGGCGGCTCATCGTCGCGTTGAATAAAGTTGACCTGGTTCAAGATCGTCCGCTCGCTCTGTTGCCGGCCAGCTCTGTGCCGACCTCAGCGATTCAGAGCATAGGAATCGCCGAGCTTCGGCTAGCAATCCTCGGAGCTCTACAGGCCGCGCCGGGGGTTGCGGAGTCGGTGCCGGTAACGAATCTTCGCCAGCAGACAGCGATCACGAATGCGCTGATCGCTCTGCGCTCTGCCGAGCAAGGGTTGACGGAGGCGACGCCGCACGAGATGCTGCTGCTCGATCTGCATGAGGCGCTGGCGGCGCTCGATCTGCTCACCGGGACCACGCA
This Granulicella aggregans DNA region includes the following protein-coding sequences:
- the dnaB gene encoding replicative DNA helicase encodes the protein MASFAQISANDDLPASLQAETAILGAMMLDSVAISDATEKLRADDFSLDSHRRVFNAILELTQTGHGVDYITVREVLSRRKELDSIGGPAYLAFLSEGIPRNFNIESYVRIVKDKSLLRQLMTIFHDGATRASDQGEEAINVLGDVEAKLAEVADSAIQRGFSGIAEIVASSFGSIDKLYEQGREITGLKTHYMEFDRMTSGLQDSELIIIAARPSMGKTAWAINIAQNASVHDGKVVAVFSLEMSKESLLRRMLASEALVNSRKIQTGFLPKEDKGKLLAALERLMESKMFIDDTPGISLAEMRAKCRRLKQQEGRLDLIVIDYLQLMTGSVGANQKKFENRTQEVSAVSRGLKALAKEMKVPVVALSQLSRGSEQRTGDKKPLLSDLRESGSIEQDADVVAFIHREEYYDRENEDLKGKAEIIIAKQRNGPTGSVQMAYLADYTRFENLAEGGGGGGDY
- the mnmE gene encoding tRNA uridine-5-carboxymethylaminomethyl(34) synthesis GTPase MnmE, whose protein sequence is MTYANDTIAAVSTPPGRGGIGIVRLAGPEAKTIVEGMVRLRRPLAPGGARFAEVLEAGTEAVLDQAVITWFAAPNSYTSEDVVEIAAHGSPVLLDAVLRQCLEAGARLAEPGEFTERAFLSGRLDLTQAEAVQGLIEATTLQQARTAAQQMGGGLSRQIAPVKRSLIELIAALEAGIDFAEDDLDLMPDDEICRRINAVASPLALLAESFAYGRLLREGFRLAIVGRPNAGKSSLFNRLIGRERSIVTAQAGTTRDTVAERLELSGIPVEMVDTAGLRDVAASGAALDEAESLGVTRSREAMAEADVLLLIVAADEISGGTLHPEDREVIAGAAGRRLIVALNKVDLVQDRPLALLPASSVPTSAIQSIGIAELRLAILGALQAAPGVAESVPVTNLRQQTAITNALIALRSAEQGLTEATPHEMLLLDLHEALAALDLLTGTTHTEDILEVIFGSFCIGK